Part of the Microbacterium sp. Clip185 genome is shown below.
GGGCAATCAGCTGATTCAGTCGCTCGTGCACAACACAGGAGCCGAGGAACACCCGCTCCAGTACAACGACAGTGATGGATTCGGGTACGGGACGGCCTCCCTGACGCGCGTCTTGTCGGCGGACCCCCTGCAGTACACCGACACGAACCCACTCTTGGAGAAGAGCTCACAAGACCCGTCAGTTGAGCAGATCGCCGACGCAGAGAAGGTGCTCGCTTCAGCCGTGACGACCCCGCCCGCGGAATCAACCGGCGGGTCGCCGTTGCTCCCTGTCTTCATCGGGGTTGGCGTGGGGCTCCTGGTTTTGATCGTGGTGGGTGTGGTCGTGACCGTGGTGCTGGTTCGGCGGAGTCGTCGGCGGGTGGGGGCGTGATGGTGGTGTCGCGGAGGCGTTGGGTGCGTGCTGGTGCGGTGGTCGCGGCGGGGCTCGTGGGGGTTCTGGTGGGTGCGGCTCCCGCATCCGCTGCGGATGACGGGCAGTGGTGGTACCAGGCATACGGTGTTTCCGATGTCCACGCGGAGGGATGGACGGGCAAAGGCGTGAAGATCGCCGTGGTCGATACGCAGATCAACCCGAATCTCCCTGATTTCCAGGGCGCCGATCTGACGGTGGCTGACGGGGCGGCGTGTTCCGGTACGGAGCCCTCGTCTACGGAGCCCAGTTCGGGAGCACAGCACGGCTCGACGGTGGCGGCCATGCTTATCGGCAATGGCACTGGTGTCGCGGGGACGAAGGGGATCGTCCCGGATGCATCCGTGACGTTTTACGGAGTCGGCGCGACGGTGGGCTGTGAGCCTCTGCCGGAGATCGCAGAATCGAAGATCACGCCGATCATGTGGATGGTGAAGCGTGCCGTGGAGGACGGTGCCGACATCGTGTCTGTGTCCATGGTGACCGACGACGGCGGCATTCCGGACGATCTCGTCCTCGCGGAGGCCGCAGCTAAGAAGGTGCCCGTGGTCGCAGGAAACCCCAACGATGTGTTCAAGGAGGGCGGTTACCCGGCGAACTTGAACACCGTCGTGGGCGTGAGTGCCGTTGATTCGGATCAGAAGCTTCCGATCGCGGCGCTGGGTGTCGAGAACGCCGTGAC
Proteins encoded:
- a CDS encoding S8/S53 family peptidase is translated as MKIAVVDTQINPNLPDFQGADLTVADGAACSGTEPSSTEPSSGAQHGSTVAAMLIGNGTGVAGTKGIVPDASVTFYGVGATVGCEPLPEIAESKITPIMWMVKRAVEDGADIVSVSMVTDDGGIPDDLVLAEAAAKKVPVVAGNPNDVFKEGGYPANLNTVVGVSAVDSDQKLPIAALGVENAVTNTTVVAPGVNIATIGDGSDPGSWDVSGRATGTSLATPLVAGILAAAKQKYPDATGNQLIQSLVRNTGVEDHEVQYSDTGGYGYGVASLGHTLSKDPTQYEDINPLMSKGVGPTQGQIDEAAAALASTPTSEQPGPGGVAAFLPVVIGVGVGVVALIVVGVVVTVVLVRRSRRRVGA